Proteins from a genomic interval of Triplophysa dalaica isolate WHDGS20190420 chromosome 21, ASM1584641v1, whole genome shotgun sequence:
- the inavab gene encoding innate immunity activator b, producing the protein MEGKEEISDTDSGVILHSGPDSPTTVIKDVTHHTRVMKLKQQSLEDRLKLCLLELKKLCIREAEITGHLSSDYPLFPGEKPPQIRRRIGASFKLDEPSFLQRAEDSELSSVEAGLALQQQIYVAAQKLCQEEHRSKGVKRSRQQQYQREEKKLKDLQEALFRLQLERSRSSPRPGMIAQKGTSDDSSLSDSAVLDEEELASQCSQHSSELPAPAVDPHPPPLSSFHSPPHIPTTPSYRPPEVIIHQTPPQSLENLHLCHSPTVDYDPAPIQNSPWTESSLDRPYQKQKRSHSSSTKSSPAVTPTLPPLEVCLVDAGIPLQIPTHAALRQTQSCSAPSTPEMHLRRGQSLRVPNTEPPYDLDREHGRSRGPRRRLTEFAVTSRDYSPMRSNVGNAMYCSSSEDSNSEYSVQSYASSPCHEHPCELPWPYQPQYAYQYGSLTDNHVSQRYSPTSFNKIYQHLSSPSFPRGYVEDRWGHPLDMDTGRSYMSHQAPSPVYSNGPYEYYYNEAPQRSCRMLPAHMRLSRAPSLRECPHHPTRGLPRQVVSEELKSWHQRSQRYSPRPSSLDRSRQGALHIRNAPGHESPLTLPQHRMFQEQQVSQKQVIVMNQDMMYEDDSEIASQV; encoded by the exons ATGGAAGGGAAAGAGGAGATCAGCGACACTGATAGTGGGGTTATTCTGCATTCTG GTCCTGACAGCCCCACCACAGTGATAAAGGATGTGACCCATCACACTCGGGTCATGAAACTGAAGCAGCAGTCTCTGGAGGACAGACTGAAGTTGTGCCTCCTGGAGCTCAAGAAACTCTGTATCAGAGAGGCT GAGATCACAGGTCATTTGTCCTCTGACTATCCGCTATTTCCTGGAGAAAAGCCACCTCAGATTCGTCGGCGCATCGGGGCTTCTTTCAAACTAGACGAGCCAAGCTTTTTACAGAGAGCTGAG GACTCTGAGCTGAGCTCTGTTGAGGCTGGTCTGGCTCTGCAGCAGCAGATTTATGTGGCAGCTCAGAAGCTGTGTCAGGAGGAACATCGCAGCAAGGGGGTAAAGAGAAGCCGTCAGCAGCAGTACCAGCGCGAGGAAAAGAAACTCAAAGATCTGCAGGAAGCCCTGTTCAGGTTGCAGCTGGAACGCAGCCGATCTTCACCGCGCCCTGGCATGATTGCACAAAAAG GCACTTCAGATGATAGCTCATTGTCAGACTCGGCTGTGCTCGATGAGG AGGAGCTTGCGAGTCAGTGTTCCCAGCATTCCTCCGAGCTTCCCGCTCCAGCAGTAGACCCTCACCCTCCACCCCTGAGCAGCTTTCATTCCCCTCCTCATATACCTACAACTCCCTCTTACCGGCCCCCTGAGGTCATAATCCACCAGACCCCACCGCAGTCATTGGAGAACCTGCACCTCTGCCATAGTCCAACAGTAGATTATGACCCTGCCCCCATTCAAAACTCTCCATGGACGGAGTCGAGTCTGGACCGGCCCTATCAGAAACAGAAAAGATCTCACTCTAGCAGCACCAAATCCAG TCCCGCTGTTACCCCCACATTGCCTCCTTTGGAAGTTTGTCTTGTGGATGCTGGGATACCGTTACAAATTCCGACCCACGCAGCCCTGAGGCAAACACAGTCCTGCAGCGCACCCTCCACTCCTGAGATGCACCTGCGCCGGGGACAATCGCTCAG agtTCCTAACACTGAGCCCCCTTATGATCTGGACCGTGAGCACGGGCGCTCGAGAGGCCCAAGGAGACGGTTAACAGAGTTTGCCGTGACATCACGAGATTACTCCCCCATGAGATCAAACGTAGGCAACGCCATGTACTGCTCCAGCTCTGAGGACAGCAATTCTGAGTACTCTGTCCAATCGTACGCCAGCTCGCCCTGCCATGAGCACCCCTGCGAATTGCCGTGGCCCTACCAGCCCCAGTACGCCTACCAATACGGTAGCCTCACTGACAACCATGTATCGCAGAGATATTCCCCCACCAGCTTCAACAAGATCTACCAGCATCTGTCCTCTCCTAGTTTTCCCAGAGGGTACGTAGAGGACAGATGGGGCCATCCTTTAGATATGGACACCGGAAGGTCATACATGAGCCATCAGGCTCCCTCCCCTGTTTATTCCAATGGCCCCTATGAGTACTACTATAATGAGGCACCGCAGAGAAGTTGCAGGATGTTGCCTGCCCATATGAGACTGTCGCGGGCCCCATCGCTACGAGAGTGCCCTCACCACCCGACCAGAGGCCTGCCCAGGCAGGTGGTGTCAGAGGAACTGAAATCATGGCACCAGCGCAGCCAACGATATTCGCCTCGACCGTCCTCGCTGGACCGGAGCAGACAGGGTGCGCTACATATTCGAAACGCGCCAGGACATGAGTCTCCGCTTACCCTTCCCCAGCACCGCATGTTCCAGGAACAGCAG GTTTCCCAGAAGCAGGTCATTGTGATGAATCAAGACATGATGTATGAGGATGACTCTGAGATTGCCAGCCAGGTGTGA
- the rnpep gene encoding aminopeptidase B has translation MDKTLSLYSDRAEDVATSSSFRQFKIQHFHLDLTVDFEKKVISGTETIQLKCIQDGQSELQLDIHPTLTPQEISFSRDAQNWSRAEILVREFTSYGTTLIVKFPKPFKSEDKFQVTIKYTASDGPGVCWLEPEQTAGKLKPYVYTQGQAVLNRSFFPCFDTPAVKSTYSAAIKVPDGFTAVMSANKWEHRKADNTFLFTMDHPIPAYLVALAVGDLQSAEVGPRTSVWTEPCLLQAAKQEFDNVIEKFLSVGEKLFGPYVWGRYDVLFMPPSFPFGGMENPCLTFVTPCLLAGDRSLADVIVHEICHSWFGNLVTNATWGEFWLNEGFTMYAQRRVCRELYGEVYSCLEAATGKALLRQHIHNTGESHPLNKLRVIIEPGVDPDDTYNETPYEKGFCFVSYLAHLTGDLARFDAFLKAYVEKFKYQSVMAEDALEFYLEYFPDLKEKNVHKTEGLDFDSWLNVPGWPPYCPDLSAGQQLMKPAEQLAELWVNKNLDLESIGQIDTKPWKTYQTVYFLDKILDKSPLPDGNMKKLEEFYPHITGSNNAELKLRWAQIVAKNLHVPGYQHIRKFLTSQGKQKYTLPVYRALWNGSEETKALAMEIFSATSNQLHINVRNYVKKIMA, from the exons ATGGATAAAACATTGTCACTGTATTCAGACAGAGCCGAAGACGTTGCAACCTCTTCTAGTTTCCGTcagtttaaaatacaacattttcatCTCGATCTTACTGTGGACTTTGAGAAGAAAGTTATATCAGGCACCGAAACAATACAGTTAAAATGCATTCAGGACGGGCAGAGTGAGTTACAGCTAGATATTCATCCAACTCTGACGCCACAGGAGATCTCGTTCTCTCGCGATGCGCAAAATTGGAGCCGAGCAGAAATTCTTGTTCGGGAATTCACGAGTTATGGCACCACATTGATAGTGAAATTTCCCAAACCTTTCAAATCCGAGGACAAATTTCAAGTTACGATCAAATATACAGCTTCTGATGGACCAGGG GTGTGTTGGCTGGAACCAGAACAGACTGCTGGGAAACTCAAGCCTTATGTTTATACTCAAGGCCAGGCTGTGCTCAACCGTTCCTTCTTCCCTTGCTTTGATACCCCGGCAGTCAAGAGCACCTACTCAGCTGCTATTAAG GTGCCTGATGGATTCACAGCAGTTATGAGTGCTAATAAATGGGAGCACAGAAAAGCAGACAACACTTTCCTGTTCACTATGGATCATCCCATTCCTGCCTATCTCGTAGCACTGGCAGTAGGAGACTTGCAGTCTGCTGAGGTGGGACCCAG gacaAGTGTTTGGACTGAGCCCTGTTTGCTGCAGGCAGCCAAGCAAGAGTTTGATAATGTGATCGAAAAGTTCCTGTCGGTGGGAGAGAAACTGTTTGGACCCTACGTCTGGGGAAG GTATGATGTTCTGTTCATGCCGCCCTCATTCCCTTTTGGTGGGATGGAGAATCCCTGTTTGACATTCGTCACACCCTGTCTGTTGGCGGGGGATCGCTCCCTCGCCGATGTGATCGTGCACGAGATTTGCCACAGCTGGTTCGGAAACTTGGTCACCAACGCCACCTGGGGAGAATTTTGGCTGAACGAGGGCTTCACTATGTATGCTCAACGTAGAGTTTGCAGGGAGCTGTATG GTGAAGTTTATTCATGTCTGGAGGCTGCAACTGGTAAAGCACTTCTGCGTCAGCACATACACAACACAGGAGAAAGTCACCCTCTCAACAAACTACGTGTTATAATCGAACCAG GTGTTGACCCTGATGATACCTATAATGAAACACCCTATGAGAAAGGCTTCTGTTTTGTATCCTACCTGGCCCACCTCACAGGAGATCTAGCCCGCTTTGATGCGTTCCTCAAG GCTTATGTGGAAAAGTTCAAGTACCAAAGTGTGATGGCAGAAGATGCTTTAGAATTCTACCTGGAGTATTTCCCAGACCTGAAAGAGAAGAATGTCCACAAAACTGAGG GTCTGGATTTTGACAGCTGGCTCAATGTGCCTGGTTGGCCTCCATATTGTCCTGATCTGTCTGCTGGTCAGCAGTTGATGAAACCAGCAGAGCAGTTAGCTGAACTGTGGGTTAACAAAAACCTGGATTTGGAATCCATTGGCCAAATTGATACTAAACCATGGAAGACCTACCAAACTGTTTACTTCTTGGACAAGATCCTTGACAAATCACCTCTTCCAGATG GTAATATGAAGAAGCTGGAGGAGTTTTACCCGCACATCACTGGGTCTAACAACGCGGAGCTAAAATTACGTTGGGCCCAGATTGTTGCAAAGAACCTGCATGTACCGGGATACCAACATATTCGCAAATTCCTCACCAGTCAG GGTAAGCAGAAATACACATTACCTGTTTATCGGGCCCTGTGGAATGGATCAGAAGAGACAAAGGCTTTGGCTATGGAGATATTCTCTGCCACTTCAAATCAGCTTCACATCAATGTTCGCAATTACGTGAAAAAGATTATGGCCTGA